In Synchiropus splendidus isolate RoL2022-P1 chromosome 7, RoL_Sspl_1.0, whole genome shotgun sequence, the genomic window tctccatgatgtgttatttgTTTCAGTGTAATTATAACATTGATGGCATCTTGTCATCGTCTCGTCTTTGCCAAATTTGGAAAGCTTAGTCTGAAAAAATGTACACTACCTGGTGCTCTCTTTTGGGCAACAGGACCCAGAACCACATATGTGTTAAAGACAAATGAGACACTCAAAGTGAAAGATTTGGACCCACTTCATAACAAAAAAGCTTCTTTTGAATCAGGTGACAGGGCTGCTCTGAGCCATGGTGCAGGGTTCGAcccctgacccctgacccctcACACCAAAGTCAGCCTGACCAGGGGAGCCCTACTGCAAGGCGTtcccaaaggaaaagaagacacTTCTACCGCAGATAACAGAGCTTTGTTTCATAAAAGGAACGTCACTGCGATGCTCAGCTGGGATATGGGATAAGATCAGCCCCTTTGAGGATCACAAGTGCTCAGAGCAGAGAAGCATGTGCTTCCAAGGCGACCTACAGCCTTGGCTCAGTTAGATCATGGTGCCTCGAGGAATCGACCAAATTTCCTGAAAACTCGCAGAAGAAATCCCAAACGTTTGACCCAGTTAAAGGCAATTGTTCCAAATTCCACTGACAAAATCGACCTGCACCTCAGCCATTCAGTAAACAGAAATTATTTTGGAAATccaagcagaaaaaaatgatatatgtTGTTACATTTTTGGTTTCAACTGTACCTGAGGTTCAAGTGGAGTCTGCTTTATGACATGAAACACAGTTGATGGTGGCTCCTCTAAAGACATCACATTATtactgaagatttttttcagtacattttgttttaacattaTAATGAACCATTTCAGATTAACCCTGTAAGACATGGGAACAAGATCAGGACCTCATGAATTAAACTAGAATCTTGCTTCAACTCAAGGACAAACtgacaaaaacagcaacacgaaaacaaacaaacacagaaaccTAGAGGTAGACGGAGGGAAAATCTGTAACAGCTGTTTGGTCGGTGGAAAAGCTTGATTTTTATTGGCTCTCAGGGAAAGTATTACATGAATCACACTCAATCCTGCACACTGAGCTCATGTCCTTCCAAGAACTAGTCTGGTCGTTTGATACGGAGCGCAGCCTGGCGCTCAATTTTGAAGCGATAAACCCAGACATGAGGCGCAGAACTGGACCGGGGATCGGTGcttgatcaacattttcatctgtaATGGTGGTTCGACATTTAAGTAGCTGTTGCTCACGCAACAAAAACCATTCAAAGAAACGGTTGCTTTCTTTAGGAAGACATTTAGAAACAACTGCCCATCCAAGCAGAGACATTTTGCAAAGAGAAATAAACttgccacttcagacagcagaaaatgaaaagaatttTGCATTTCTGACTTGGAGTTTCAAGCTTGAAACTTCACAACAACTCTTCCTGGAGTGATCTGTGGCAGCATCTCTCAGACTGTTTGGGACCACAGACCCATTACAGGAGGGAGCATTTTAGAGGACTCTTGTTCAGTccctgcagaggaggaaggcagGGAGACACAACAAAgcaaccatcctcactcccatggcatgtTGCGTTGATGTTGGGAAGTGGGCTactgcatcctatactgacgccgcaGGCAGCCTTTTGTATTGCTTGTTGGCGCGTTGATatttcagtggagtaaaaaCCTTTGCTCTTCTCCTTACAGGAAGTCACCGTGAGGAGCTATcaatagcaattgacatgttgtgtgcagaacaaaaggagcgccatcccatggcttacctaaccccaacctccgtctttccTTCACATGGTGTCtaacaccatgggagtgaggaggggtTGCAACCAGAAAAACACTGGAAGAAGTGGAGTGGATCCCAAGAAAAGGAGAATATGGTGCCATGAAATGTCACATGCATGTAATATACCAAGTTCCTCTTATTTTGTGTTTCTTCCACTTGCAAAAATCAAAATATAGACTTAAAATGTACCAGAAACCAAAGAAGGAAGTTATATTTCAACCTGTTTCACTGAAATTAACTAGGACAAATTGAAGGGCAATTCCACCACATCTGAGCCTCAGCCTCCAACTACTGAGTTTAAGGACAATTCATCATCGACAGTCGCACATCCCTGATGCAGCTTTCATCTACGCCTTTTTTCTTAGAGCGGAGGTGTGAGTTTTGTCTGTGAGTGTGATGACAGGGTGAAGACAGTACCTTCCTCATTCATGCTCCAGCGGCCATCGTGGGTGTATCCACAGGTTCCGGACTCAAAGTTGCAGGAGCcggggagcagctgctgctgagcccGCAAAACCCCACAGAGGCACAGCGCTGCACAGAGACAATAAAGAAGGAAGTGTGGGGCTGAATGGAATGACACACGGCAGAGAGACATGGAAAAACTGGTGGGATTGAAATGGACTCACCAAGGAGAGGGAGCCTGACTCTGCTCATCGTGCCCCGACTGCAGTGTAGTCCAAGAAGCACTGGTCGAGAATCAGCCCTCTGTTCACCTCACATGTTGTAACACTGCCCACTGGAGTCGTTGAGCTGCAGCTCGCTGAGAACTCCATTCATGTGTGGATGTCCCggcaggagggaggagagctGCGCTCCTCCTCTCACCACTGAGCTATTCCTGGACTGGTGGTGCCCATGGAGCTGGATGTTGGTGATCAAGGGGCACGAAATAAATCAATCAACacatatttattatcattatttatatataatatgtatgataatatattatttataatatttatgcTTTTTTAGatctaataaatacattttctagaTGCTCCTGTAACTgcaggatcagaatcagaatcaaatttattgccttggtcagtggggatcccaccaactaggaacgtGTTTttgaataaagtgctgacaaaaaataaaataaaataaaataaacaaaggctgttcacgaattcaacagtctgacggccaaggggaagaagagggaggttctggtctggatcgagggaagagaaacaaacagtccatgaccagggtgagaagggtcggctctgatccaacctgcacgtctctgggtcctggagacatgcgGGACCTGGAGAGGTGGAAGGCTgaaaccgatcaccttctcagcagtaGGCtattgtccctggaggtggcgctgttgtgagCAGTGAGCATGTAAGATGTTAGAAGAGACTGTGCGTGCTGGGTGCTGCTGCTCAATGGCACTAGCACCAACCTGTCCACAGGTATGGCTCCCCCTAGTACAACTTTGTTGTGGAATGTTACTTTTCCTGTCACATCAAAATTAAATTTCTAGGTTTTATTTGCCAAGTCAGAAAATACAAATGGCAGCTCGAAACAATGGCTGACTCTCCGATCCGGGTGAAATGATCAGAAATATCAACCATCATTTAGAGAAGCTTAAACTAACCACATTAATGGAACCAAAGTGACTCGGGCTAATAGGGTCACATTCCTGACTAGGACATTTCcttgtggttttcttgttgGTCCTCATTCTTGCCCTGGACACAACACAAGGTTCACATTTTTGGTGTTTCATGTCGTCActtgagtgacagcagctccagggaAAGACGtcaaagttcagatccaggaccaGTAACTGGAGAAGGTCCATGATGGAGTGGCTTCCTGTCAAACCTACAGTGTTGCTGTGGAACTCTCACACTGATGTTTTTCAAGTTTTCACTCCCATTATTCTCCATGTTGCTCATCACCAGGTGTCCTCTGCCTCAGTAAGTCATGTTTTCTTGTGGCTTCAGTCTCAGTACTCTTGACTGAACAGACATTTCTTTGAactaaaacaatgaaacaattgGTCTCTTTTCCCTtcaattgtgtttcattttgaactaGTGATAGTCAATTAATAAAGCTCTATAAATACCTATATTTAAGATCATGTTAATTCgactttaaaataaatgtagtaCATAAATACTATTTCTCAGTACAAGTACTAGTATTGTCTCTACACTTTTTCCCACATTACAGTGTGGTCGTTTTTGCTGTGTAAATTCCCACCCTGCAGtgtctcatgtttttttttattatccatCATTAATGTAATATTGTCCATTGATCTGATTAAATCGCTGTGTCAGCACTGCAGTTTCCCAAAAAAGGGTGAGGCACTGAGAGTCTCGACCACTTCATCAAGCACATGAATGTGACGGTCAGCACAAGCACAAGAACTCTCAACTTCCCAGCGAGTGATTCAGATGCTTCCCAGAAACCTGCCGACTCATGGCAGATACTTTGAACTTCTCCCCACAGGAAATCACAGAGAGCCTTAATCCTGCGCCTGCAGCCATCGGGAGGGGGAGGTGGTCTTCAGAGCTACACTCCCACCTTCATGTTGGCCATCGTCTGCAAGAGTTGGACCAGGATTCACATCATACAGTTCATATGGAGGGAATAACCGTGGAATCACGAGCCTCCTCTCGACATAAGATGAAAGATCAACAGGCATTTCTCACAGATACTTTTCTTTATACCTTGGTTTAAAGGAGCGTTGGAAACTAACTGAATACAACAGCTAaacattttagattttattttgatgtgaagcttctATGTGAGAGTCAGctaatgaagggaaaaaaaagcacagtaGGTCCCCTTTAATACTTTACTTGGATATGCTTTACAGTTATTATAATTCAATATATAGCTGAACTGCCCCGTGAAAGGCTCCAGAACTGCAGGGAAAATGAGCCCACCTAGACATGCTGTGACATATTTGCAAAACCTCATGGTCTAGCAAGATCATTGTGAGTGATGTCACTATCATCAACAGACACTGAGGGACACAAGTCACATCCAACGTGTTGGACATGATCTGAAGGTTTGGCCGCTAAATGTCCGtgtaaacagaaacagaaagggaGAACAGACTGGATTCATGATCAAAGGCTTGCAGCTGACATCCGGTCCAAGATGAGGTTCATCTGTGAGGTCATCTGAACATCACACActctcatgtacacacacacagaggccacCTTGTAGTATAAAGTGAATCTtggtgatgtgtttgtgttatgTAAGAGACGGATTGAGTCTGAATGAACAGCAGTGGTCCTCTTTCTTTCCACAGATGATGTCCATCTCATTACATAACATTGTTTGGACGTGATCGGGCAGTCGGGTGGAGCTAATACGGGGGAGGGGCCAATTCGGAGCGGTGAcgcaggacaaaaacaaaagcagcccGCCAGCCTCTCTCTGCATCTGACTCCACCTGATGACCAAGATCAGTCAGCTACAGATGTTGGCTTCAGTCAGGAGACTGTTCAGAGTCCAAAGCTCACAACACTTCATGAAATTTAATCCAGCTGAAGATGTAAAGTATATATTACCCCTGTGTGACATACTTCAATGCATGTTTTCTACTGTTTAGCTACAACCAGTTGTAATAGTCCTGATTCAAAAGACCATTTAGGCTTTggattgaaatgtgtttttcagacaCCTATTGTGATGCTCATTGGACTTAGAAATAAGTTCAGAAAATAATACAACTGAAGAAATTATTAAAGTAAAACTAACAGTTGAAGGAGGTCTTAGTGAACCTGCTTTTTTGTCCTCAGTTCCAGAATCTTCTGCTTCTGCCTTGTTTGGAATTCTGAAATGTATTAAAACGTTTGGTccaaatatttccattttgGTACAGTGGAATGAAACATACTGTTGAATAACTTATTTTCTTAACGTTTCATGgatggagtgtttttttttacagtgaacaATTTAAATTTGTggataaaataatttaaacagttaaaacaaacaaaaatgttgttaaaTCACATACCTTTTTAACAAGTATCTGATAAATCAGAATAACCCCATCAcaaatgtgtatttgtgtttgtttaagaTTAATATTTGAAAGCATAAGTATCTCTATTACTAGCTTTCTAGCATGTTCGACTTAATAGACTGATCTTTccgaaaacagaaaacagttcTACAAGGTAACATCCAGAATCAATGTAGTTTCTAGGATTTAATCGTCTTCACAACTCGGCCAACTTCAACAACAAGGGGAGAATTGACGCTTCTGACTTGCCGTAGTATTATCATTTTACCCGGAAATGGTTTTGCATGACGTCATCGGCTTGCAGCAGAAATGGCGGAGTCGGTGGAAGAAATGGACGTCTTGGTCCAGAGAGTTGTTAAAGACATCACTAACGCCCTCAAGAAGAATCCGAACATGTAAGTGAGCCTTTCCACGTCGAAATCAGGCGCACAGCGTCACTGCGCTCGTACTAAACGTTTGTCAAACGACCTAAACCTGAAGGCAAACATCGAAGTGGTCATGTCCGTGAACACATCCCACCACACCGGCGCTTGTCAGCTCTGCGTCCTCCTCAGCTGGGTGACACGGCTCGAGGTTACTTGCTCAACTATACAAGGTTTTCTCCGGGAAAATGTCTCGGAGCAACTAACTGGTGACTCGTTCAACCAGCCGTGAATAATAACAGTGCATATGAGCGTATAATTCCAGGCCAAATTTCATATGTGTAAATAAGTTTAATTACCTCACTCGATAAAAAATGTTACGTTATTCACTTGTCTTACTTGTGTCACAATACATACGTGTTCCTACGGAAGTTAAAGAACTATTACCGGACTATTACCGGACTAAATTTCTCATAATGAAGTTTTACAATACTATTTATAGTATTTTGTATTCTAGCTGACTTATTTGCAATGTGAATTTCAACTATGCTCCTTACTTCCGCCAAGGAGGACTTTAAAATACAGCATAGAACCGAGTCACTAAAATAGATCAGCTGTCATGCAACTGTGGCGACAGAATGTgctgtcattgttgttgttattgcaCTTTCGACAGCTGGTTTTAGAGCTGATTTGAACAATCATGAGATCTTTGAATATTCACTGTTTTGTTGCCGTGAGCCAAAACAAAGTTCTTTAGTCGTGGAAGTTGTTTTATCACGCTGCGTTTTATGCAGTCATGTGAAGGAGCTAAATGCCAGAGGCATGTGGTGTCTGTGTGCTTTCATGGATGTTGTTGCTATTGTCTTGTTGTCTTTTTCAGTGATGAGATTGGTGTCATCCCTTGTCCAGAAGCTCGATACAACCGCAGcccaatcattttggtggagaaCAAACTGGGTGTTGAGAGCTGGTGTGTCAAGTTTTTGCTCCCATACGTGCACAACAAGCTGCTGCTCTATCGTCAGAGGAAACACTGGCTGGACAGAGAGGGTAATTGTTCTCAACATGTTTGGTGAGATGCCGTTCTTTCACTCACTCACGGTGTGTTTATTCCCACAGCTTTAGTGGACATCACCTGCACCGCCTTGATGCTCAACCCAGACTTGGCCACAGCATGGAATGTCCGGTAACGTTCATGCATGTTGTTTTTCCCATGAACAGTATCTTCCAATGATTTCCAAAAGTCTTGGCTTGCCCCTACGGATTTACCAAAATGTCAATGTCACCTAAGGCTAGTGTTGCTCTCAAGACCATGTCAAGAGCAGTGAGggccaagaccaaactgaattcaCAGGTGGATTAATGTTTATTCACTCCTCTGATACATTACAATCTTTATAAACATGCTACTTTGTATTTTACATGGCTATTTTTGTAACTATTAGATCACATGGCTTCTTCATTGATACAATGTTTACAATTCTGTCAGTATTTCTTCTTACACGACactgagattgaaaaggagcagagtgaagaacagttcttatgaTGTCTGCCACTTATTCCCACTTGCCCTATTTTTTGGATCAGGTcttgtgtgtaactgtgtgtgtacttgtgtctgtgtgattttttttttatactagtgtgtgtgagagagtttaTTTTAATCCTCATGTGTTGCTAACCTTCAGTTAATTTGGATCTTCTCCAGACCAAtctagcagttttttttttaatagaaaaaagTCACTTTTAAGCAGTGTTTCCCAAATATCTTTTGCAGTTTCATCACACCTGCGTGTCTGAGTGTCTGACGTCATGCCAGGCTAATCTCATACTGGAATGCTGTTGGAGGTCATTTTAGCAGTAAAAATGCAACTTTAATCTGCTAATAAGAATAACATTTTGCAAAGTCCTATGCTTCACTTTGCCTATAAAAACATGGAAATATTTTCTATATCGAGGAGTTATTATGTCAGTGGACTCCCCTCTAAATGTGTGTCCGGTTTGGTCATAGTAAGCACAGGATGGAGCTCAAAAACACAGTAGCTTAAAATTATTATGTCACCCAtatctattattattgtatagATATGAAGCAAACCTGTTGCGCTCCATGTGTCGAGTTTGTTTCTCTTTTGCTGCATTGTAGTTCTGCCCATGTTCAGTTAGACACAAAGTAAAACCTTAGGATGGTGGTCTTAACTTTGCCAGGAAAGTTACTGCTAGTTTAATCTGACCAAATAAATACTTAAGCAGGAAAGCAGGCTATTTCTCCTGTCGATTAGATGACTATCTAACCAGACTGTTCCATAAATATCCAACATTTTAGATCAGTTGTGCACTCCTGGATGGATGTtggaatttaaattatttatatcAGTGGCATGATGATGTCGTGAGTATGGGTGACACCTTTaaccaacagtaaaaacagttgTTTTAATGATCATGGAATGGAGTTCTCAACATGATTCTCAGTTTTGTGCTTGAATctgcttgtgtttttgattCCTGCCAGAACAACATTTCTACGCATTCCTTGCTCTCCTCCTGAGATCCCTTCAATGGAACCTAAATGTCATGCCATAAAACGTGACTTATATCTCTAGATAAGATAAGGTCTGAACTGCAACACATGTTTTGTGTTGGATTTCAggaaggagctgctgcagtgtgGAGCTCTAAATCCAGAGAAGGATCTTTACCTTGGCAAACTGGCCCTGACTAAGTTTCCCAAGAGCCCAGAGACGTGGATACACAGGTCTGGCTGCACATTTGTGCTGGATCTCCAGTGCATAATAAAAGTAGTCtaaagtaaaaacatttttttggtcGCTGTCCTCTCATGCAGACGCTGGGTGCTGCAGCATGTCTTGAGGTGCTGTTCAGCTGCAGATGGCAGGAAGCAGCGTCACGCTGAAGCTGAACCAGAAAACGCAGAAAACAGCATGCAACTCAGTGAGCAGATGATGAGGACGTTGCACCAGGAGATGAAGGTCTGCTGTGATGCTGCATGTCGCTATCCCAGCAACTATAATGCCTGGTCCCACCGCATCTGGGTGCTGCAGCACATGGCCAAGGGCAATGTCAAGGTAGGGTCAGGATGTGAGGAGAAATACCTTCTAATGTGGGATGAAGGTGCAATGCACTGGAGCCTATTTGTTTTTCTATGGTTAAGCTTAAACAGAAATGTTAAGCTCGGCAATGACTGTGACACACAAGCTTTCATCAAGAGGAGGAGCAACATGGAGAATTGGTCAATTTAGGGAAGAGACTCGGAGGAAAGATCTGTGATGTCAGTTACACTACTTATAATTCATTGCAGTTCTGCACTCAGGGTCCAGGGGCTGTGACCACACAGAGAGCCCTCGGGATAAATACCATCTACCGTCTATCTAACCCTCTTTGATCAACAACAGTACTTGCAGATGTTTTCCTCTAGTCTCAGATGTGTAAACATCTTTTTATGGTTATTTTCCTTCAGTTCCTGTACAACCTTGTGTAGTAATGGATTATTCCATCACATCTAAAGGCACTTTTGTATGACTACGTCTCCCTCACATTTTACCTCCCTCCTTCCCAATGGTGTCTCTGGTGAAAGTCAACAGTGGCCGTCTCCTCTACAAACAGTTCTGACCTTCTTGAGGAATGCAGTGTCTCCTTGAGGCCAACCAAATGGTCTCCCCAAACTCTTCCATCTTCAGACTCTTTTGCCTTTACTAGAGGCAGAGCTGCTCTCTGCTGGGCCTGTGGATACCAGTCAGCAGCTTCTGGAGCCTCCCCCTTTAGATTGGATGCAATAtgtatcctgatacaggagtggtgatatgatACATTGCGATGTATTGCGACACTTTAAGTTAAGATATTGCAGTACAATGGGATGTTGTTGTCATTGGGTGATGTAACGGCAGGGTTATCCTGATGATGCCCCGtggaaaaaacacatcacaccAGAAAGTGTGTGAGTGAAGGACCCATGGTCTCTGTGCCTTCCAGGTTTTCCTGAACGAGCTCTCTTCCACTCGTCTGTGGGTGTCGATGCACGTGTCTGACCACAGTGGCTTCCACTATCGTCAGTACCTGCTCCAGGAGCTGGTGTCAGTCCAGTGTCAGAACCACGGCTGGGCCAGTGAGGAGCTGCCAGCACCTGAGGCTGCGGGCCAGGAAGAAAGGCAGGACGGGCGTGCACATGTCCTGCAGCTCTTTCACCAGGAGATGGAGCTGTGCTCTGACCTGATCCAGTCTTACCCGGGACACGAGGCTCTGTGGAGTCACAGGTGAGTGAAGATGAGGCTCTTCAGAAGTTGAGGGACCAAGCATTCAAGTTCAGACAAGGAAGGGAGGAGCAGCGTCAATTTTGAGAATTGATTTACTTTTAGCCACAATCTTTTGACTAAAATGCAAATTTCGTTTTAGTCCCAATTTTGTCATCTAAATTGTTTTAGTTTTAGTCCAGTTTTACGTGACAAAATATCATAAGAAATGTGCGGTGACCAAAAGGTTGAAATATACTGATTGATCAAAGCCTAAGTTGTAAACAAATGCACATGGCGGTGGAGTATTGGCAAAACAGCCAgagagtagggatgggcgatatggccaaaaaaaatcatgataaatgttgtcatttcagtgATAAtcataattatcacaataaataattttcattcTATTACATGTGTTGGTcacactgcagtctctcttgaaactgttttatgatgtaACTTTGTGGAGTTTGTCTGCAACATAGGGTTAGAGATGAGCATTTCATTGTTTCCCACCTCGCTCGTAGAGCCTGGTCGTGTTTATTCAGGGCTTAAATTGAgtcgtctgtctgctgtcctcaatatatctcatgtctcataacagtttactttaactCTGGACCCTTCCGGACTTGTTTCTTAGATGCTATTGTCCACCATCCGTCTGAGAAAACTAATTTCATCCGCTTGTATGTTCATATATCATATTTGTTTTAGTCCTGACCAAaactcatgaccataggtgaaggtCAGGATGAAGATTGGTCGGTGAacagagagctttgtcttttggctcagctctctcttacacacaacagtgcaggAGAGCTGAGGGCTTCACATCATCTTTAAATTTGGAGTCAGAAACCATCAAGTATGACAGCAGCTGGAAACTCCGTCCTGACGTCTTATCAGCCCATTGGTTGTTGACAGAAGGACACGCACACTGTCTGATGGATAGCAGTGGTGTGTGTTCACTAGTGACTGATTCTGTCAAATCCTTAAGTGTAGTTTGTTGCCTGTTGAGGTCATTGACAGAAGTAGATACATATCCAGGCTTCTTCTCGATTTCCTATGGTTGAAACATGTCGATTGTGCCTCCAGGCGGCATGTCTTCTTCCTGTGGCACCAGTGGAGGCGGGAGCACCAGGACAGCAGCAGTAACGGCTACAAGGACAGCATCCACCTCAAGGACGCCCAGAACGGCTCCACCTCC contains:
- the ptar1 gene encoding protein prenyltransferase alpha subunit repeat-containing protein 1, translating into MAESVEEMDVLVQRVVKDITNALKKNPNIDEIGVIPCPEARYNRSPIILVENKLGVESWCVKFLLPYVHNKLLLYRQRKHWLDREALVDITCTALMLNPDLATAWNVRKELLQCGALNPEKDLYLGKLALTKFPKSPETWIHRRWVLQHVLRCCSAADGRKQRHAEAEPENAENSMQLSEQMMRTLHQEMKVCCDAACRYPSNYNAWSHRIWVLQHMAKGNVKVFLNELSSTRLWVSMHVSDHSGFHYRQYLLQELVSVQCQNHGWASEELPAPEAAGQEERQDGRAHVLQLFHQEMELCSDLIQSYPGHEALWSHRRHVFFLWHQWRREHQDSSSNGYKDSIHLKDAQNGSTSGADRVEKVNGMKHISEAMELDATTPANLHDSKRLKRGLLPADPFSRSFEKHFVSETLDSCRNPEQRRFALAYSKWLDMVLGQEP